In one Neobacillus sp. CF12 genomic region, the following are encoded:
- a CDS encoding ABC transporter ATP-binding protein: protein MIEVKAVEKIFGRKKILKGVSFTANKGEITCLIGINGVGKTTILNAIMALTPINKGQILIDGEPIDKHTFEKITFIPDAITMLPHMTIAEAMEFMNDFYTGWNQKRATELVGFFRLNPSDKIASLSKGNTAKVNLLLGLALDVDYVLMDEPFSGIDMFSREEIANVFTSHLIENRGVILTTHEIGDIEHLIDKVVLLDDGMVTMEFSAEEVRETEGKSVIDVMREVYQR, encoded by the coding sequence ATGATAGAAGTAAAAGCGGTTGAAAAGATTTTCGGACGAAAGAAAATCTTAAAAGGCGTATCTTTTACCGCAAACAAGGGTGAAATCACTTGTTTAATTGGAATAAATGGAGTTGGGAAAACAACGATTTTAAATGCCATTATGGCACTTACCCCCATTAATAAAGGTCAGATCTTAATAGACGGAGAACCAATAGATAAACATACATTCGAAAAAATTACTTTTATCCCCGATGCCATTACGATGCTACCACACATGACAATAGCAGAAGCAATGGAGTTTATGAATGACTTTTATACTGGTTGGAATCAAAAACGTGCAACTGAATTAGTAGGCTTTTTTAGATTAAATCCAAGTGACAAAATTGCTTCCCTATCAAAAGGAAATACAGCAAAGGTTAATCTATTACTGGGTTTGGCACTTGACGTAGATTATGTTTTAATGGATGAGCCTTTCTCAGGAATTGACATGTTCAGTAGAGAGGAAATTGCAAATGTGTTTACAAGTCATTTGATTGAGAATCGAGGCGTAATCCTTACGACGCATGAAATAGGAGATATTGAACATTTAATAGATAAGGTTGTCCTACTAGACGACGGGATGGTCACAATGGAATTTAGTGCGGAAGAAGTACGTGAAACCGAGGGGAAGTCTGTCATTGATGTAATGAGAGAGGTGTATCAA
- a CDS encoding DUF1516 family protein: protein MTHAHLTSLVLSLILLIIIVVLQSNGKNIKIWHMVLRASYILIIVTGGMLFLAAYSIPVSYYFKSILGIVMIGLFEMVIVRKQKGKRTDIIWIAFSIVLVILFVLGFTLPQGFDLIK, encoded by the coding sequence ATGACGCATGCACACTTAACATCACTGGTATTGTCTCTTATTTTACTAATCATCATTGTGGTCCTTCAAAGCAATGGAAAAAATATTAAAATCTGGCATATGGTTTTACGTGCTTCCTATATTCTAATCATCGTAACAGGAGGTATGCTATTCTTAGCTGCTTATTCCATTCCAGTCTCTTATTATTTTAAATCAATACTAGGTATTGTGATGATTGGGCTATTTGAAATGGTCATCGTCCGAAAACAAAAAGGGAAACGAACAGACATCATTTGGATTGCATTTTCTATCGTCCTTGTCATCCTCTTTGTCCTTGGATTTACACTTCCACAGGGATTTGACCTTATTAAATAA
- a CDS encoding GNAT family N-acetyltransferase → MIKLEKYDDLTLFKKDVISFLEQFEAENNLILGVLLSISENESPLLMATVIKDKEIGLVLLQTHPRQIILSKSVTYTSTEINIIGEKLSNTMQEIPGLIGEKKLTTDLAMYISKLKGIEVGFVMDQKIYKLEKVVKKTNTNGILRRVVENDHHIIKEWLYQFCFETNQSMSLEEADKKAKLMINTGNLVAWVVDGRMVSMAYATRPTQNNITISYVYTPIIERKKGYASDCVSAFSQSLLDLGYKTTSLYTDISNPTSNKIYIQIGYEAILDSIVILFK, encoded by the coding sequence TTGATTAAACTTGAAAAGTATGACGATCTTACATTATTTAAGAAAGATGTAATTTCATTCTTAGAACAATTTGAAGCTGAAAACAATTTAATATTAGGTGTATTGCTATCAATAAGTGAAAATGAAAGTCCTCTTTTGATGGCTACGGTCATAAAAGACAAGGAAATTGGGCTGGTCCTTCTACAAACACATCCCAGACAAATCATCTTATCGAAGTCTGTCACTTATACATCCACTGAAATAAACATCATTGGAGAAAAGTTGAGTAATACAATGCAAGAAATACCTGGTCTTATTGGTGAAAAGAAATTAACTACAGATTTAGCTATGTACATTTCTAAATTAAAAGGGATTGAAGTAGGTTTTGTAATGGACCAAAAAATTTATAAACTAGAAAAAGTAGTGAAAAAAACCAATACAAATGGAATACTTCGGAGAGTTGTAGAAAACGATCACCACATCATTAAAGAATGGCTGTATCAGTTTTGTTTTGAAACTAACCAATCAATGAGTTTAGAAGAAGCAGATAAAAAAGCTAAACTCATGATTAATACAGGAAATTTAGTTGCATGGGTGGTGGACGGCAGAATGGTTTCCATGGCTTATGCCACACGTCCGACCCAAAATAATATTACAATCAGCTATGTTTACACCCCGATTATTGAAAGAAAAAAGGGATATGCCTCGGATTGCGTTTCCGCTTTTTCTCAATCCTTGTTAGATCTGGGTTATAAAACAACAAGTTTATACACTGATATTAGTAACCCTACATCTAATAAAATTTATATTCAAATTGGATATGAAGCAATATTGGATTCCATCGTAATCCTTTTTAAATAG
- a CDS encoding LysM peptidoglycan-binding domain-containing protein: MQIFYTVRPGDTLYQIARRWGLPIESLIAANNLVSPNMISVGQQLSIPPGVDVIRVNPGDTIYKIAKNFGVPPIVIIQANQLQPPFLIQVGQLLKVPPGVTYYVVQPGDTLFQLARRFNVITGGNSNFQLIMEVNNLTSTGIFPGQRLIIPYAPPGDSGLIAYTSNSTGSFDIWLYNPSNGVNQQITNGLGESYSTPYWSTDSTKIAFVGKNGILNVINLTENSIAQIDQFTDGLGVFLDWSPNSQQLAYTKQNGIVLYNVTTHQAQIINQPGSRDAQWFPSGTELLFQAPDAAGVSQIYRIKTDGTGKVKITRNSAGLHNFVRLSPDGTYALYTTPGASISIIHTVELSTGNDYEVEGGPLAKNYFPAWSPNSTTIAYSATAFENNFSLIRTTGRQGMNDKTRAISNCFATPVTWSHDGWKIAYLSGCTPQGSSSEIWLLDLNHPVPIKLVEGGTITALQWSPLQITSLKKTYISTLYKVQFRYPAHWQRVNDERYEGEDGFFQLSAIASDQPINVVCQNEAFHQLNPYGTQPRIQHTQIQNQPDCFIYPSQDQPAEMRNQAAVIVQYPTPVVIEGTEYNYLILWADQNHINEIGSSIILL, encoded by the coding sequence ATGCAAATTTTTTACACCGTTCGTCCTGGTGATACACTTTATCAGATTGCTAGGCGCTGGGGGCTTCCAATTGAGTCGCTGATTGCTGCAAATAATTTAGTATCGCCCAATATGATCTCCGTCGGTCAACAACTTTCAATCCCACCTGGCGTTGATGTCATTCGTGTGAATCCGGGGGACACTATTTATAAAATCGCGAAAAACTTTGGGGTTCCACCAATTGTCATCATTCAGGCGAATCAACTTCAACCACCATTTCTAATCCAAGTCGGACAGCTGCTAAAGGTACCGCCTGGTGTCACATACTATGTCGTCCAACCAGGTGATACCTTATTCCAACTTGCAAGGCGCTTTAATGTGATTACAGGAGGAAATAGCAATTTCCAGCTAATCATGGAGGTAAATAACCTTACATCAACCGGTATTTTTCCAGGTCAGCGACTGATTATTCCATACGCTCCCCCTGGTGACAGCGGATTGATTGCGTATACATCGAATAGTACGGGAAGTTTTGATATATGGCTCTATAACCCTAGTAATGGAGTAAACCAGCAAATAACCAACGGACTAGGAGAGTCCTATTCGACTCCGTATTGGTCAACTGATAGCACAAAGATTGCCTTTGTTGGGAAAAATGGAATCCTAAACGTTATCAATCTGACAGAAAATAGTATTGCTCAAATTGATCAGTTTACAGATGGGCTAGGTGTATTTCTAGATTGGTCTCCAAATAGCCAACAACTTGCTTATACGAAGCAAAATGGGATTGTCCTTTACAACGTCACTACACATCAAGCCCAAATCATCAATCAGCCTGGTTCCAGAGACGCACAATGGTTTCCGAGCGGAACAGAATTACTTTTTCAAGCACCAGATGCAGCGGGGGTTAGTCAGATTTACCGGATTAAAACAGATGGAACTGGCAAAGTGAAAATCACTCGAAATTCAGCTGGGCTGCATAATTTTGTTCGTCTTTCACCGGATGGAACTTATGCGTTATATACGACCCCAGGTGCTAGTATTTCCATAATTCATACTGTAGAACTTTCAACTGGAAACGATTATGAAGTCGAGGGTGGCCCATTGGCAAAAAATTACTTCCCTGCATGGTCACCAAATTCAACAACCATTGCGTATAGTGCGACGGCTTTCGAAAACAATTTTTCACTAATTAGAACAACTGGTAGACAAGGGATGAACGACAAAACGAGAGCGATTTCGAATTGCTTTGCCACACCTGTAACGTGGTCCCATGATGGTTGGAAAATTGCCTATCTTTCAGGATGTACACCACAAGGCAGTTCCAGTGAAATCTGGTTACTCGATTTAAACCATCCAGTCCCAATCAAACTTGTAGAAGGTGGAACCATTACAGCATTACAATGGTCACCACTGCAGATTACATCGCTTAAAAAAACCTACATCAGCACGCTCTATAAAGTCCAATTCCGATATCCTGCCCATTGGCAGCGAGTAAACGACGAAAGGTACGAAGGAGAAGATGGCTTTTTCCAACTATCAGCCATTGCCTCAGATCAACCAATTAACGTTGTTTGTCAAAATGAAGCCTTTCACCAACTAAACCCATACGGGACCCAGCCGCGTATCCAACACACACAAATACAAAATCAACCAGATTGCTTCATATATCCATCTCAAGACCAACCAGCTGAAATGAGAAATCAAGCAGCGGTGATTGTCCAGTACCCGACTCCTGTGGTAATAGAAGGAACCGAATACAATTACTTAATCCTTTGGGCAGACCAGAACCATATTAACGAAATAGGTTCATCAATTATCCTTCTGTAA
- a CDS encoding DUF3231 family protein — protein MDENKLRLTSSEIGTLWGEFINGTLIDVVNRYMGSIIEDEQIKSIFEDAIKTFDKQKQQIVAFIENEGFPVPIGFTDSDLFKGKPRLFTDIFCLNYLHVMTLHGLLGHTTALGVSVRKDLRHFYDSCDNDAKKMYHQTIELLLEKGNFQRDPLFYPTKNPEFVSSQDFSDGFFGKGRKLAATEIISISFNVKKSIMAKTLSIAFSQVAQTKEVRKFLTDSEKTSDGHIKMFSKIMQADNLPVPKSWETEVTTSTDSPFSDKLMLYHIGFLAQASQNYHGAGLASAMRTDLVAAYESVILKDLMITKKWFNIMVQNKWLEQPPLAPNRTEIAKGV, from the coding sequence ATGGATGAGAATAAATTAAGACTCACATCTTCTGAAATCGGAACACTGTGGGGAGAGTTTATTAACGGTACATTGATAGATGTAGTAAATCGATATATGGGCTCCATTATTGAGGACGAGCAGATTAAATCCATTTTTGAGGATGCTATTAAGACGTTCGATAAACAAAAACAACAGATCGTAGCTTTTATCGAAAATGAGGGGTTTCCAGTTCCAATTGGTTTTACTGATTCTGATCTCTTTAAAGGAAAACCAAGATTGTTCACAGATATATTTTGCCTAAATTATTTACATGTCATGACATTGCATGGTTTGTTAGGCCACACTACGGCATTAGGTGTTTCTGTCAGAAAAGACTTGAGGCATTTTTATGACTCATGCGATAACGATGCCAAAAAGATGTACCACCAAACGATTGAGCTATTGCTGGAGAAAGGAAATTTTCAGCGAGACCCTTTATTTTACCCAACTAAAAACCCAGAATTTGTTTCAAGTCAAGATTTCTCAGATGGATTTTTCGGAAAGGGCAGAAAATTAGCAGCGACAGAAATCATCAGCATTTCTTTCAACGTAAAAAAGAGTATTATGGCAAAAACACTTTCAATTGCATTCAGCCAAGTTGCTCAAACAAAAGAAGTAAGAAAGTTTTTAACTGATTCCGAAAAAACATCAGATGGACATATTAAAATGTTCTCAAAAATAATGCAAGCGGATAATTTACCAGTCCCGAAATCGTGGGAAACAGAAGTAACAACTTCGACTGATTCCCCATTTTCCGATAAATTAATGTTGTATCACATTGGGTTCTTGGCTCAAGCTTCACAAAATTATCATGGCGCAGGATTAGCTTCAGCCATGCGAACTGACTTAGTTGCTGCTTATGAAAGTGTGATTCTAAAAGATCTTATGATAACTAAGAAATGGTTTAATATTATGGTTCAAAATAAATGGTTAGAACAACCTCCACTAGCACCTAATAGAACTGAAATCGCAAAAGGGGTGTAG
- a CDS encoding GNAT family N-acetyltransferase has protein sequence MVIREVNNDDAEGLVRLIKQVESDSQYMLFEAGERNIEPDQQVKRIEAMKKDGKSTIFVAEEKDELIGYLIVMGGNAIRNKHSVYLVIGILSHYRGLGVGTKLFEELEKWAMVHQIHRLELSVVTHNEAGLRLYKKMDFKIEGTKRHSLLIDGEFVDEYYMSKLL, from the coding sequence ATGGTAATCAGAGAAGTAAATAATGATGATGCTGAAGGATTAGTAAGATTAATTAAGCAAGTTGAGAGCGATTCCCAGTATATGCTATTTGAAGCAGGGGAAAGAAATATTGAGCCAGACCAACAAGTTAAAAGAATAGAAGCTATGAAAAAAGATGGGAAATCAACTATTTTTGTAGCAGAAGAAAAGGATGAATTAATTGGATACCTAATTGTAATGGGTGGTAATGCAATTAGAAACAAACATTCCGTATATCTTGTTATTGGCATTCTCAGTCACTATAGAGGGCTTGGGGTAGGAACAAAACTATTTGAAGAATTAGAGAAGTGGGCAATGGTTCATCAAATTCACCGTTTGGAGTTAAGTGTAGTAACTCATAATGAAGCTGGATTACGATTATATAAAAAAATGGATTTTAAAATTGAAGGAACAAAACGTCATTCATTATTAATTGACGGAGAATTTGTTGATGAATATTATATGTCCAAACTTCTATAA
- the lysS gene encoding lysine--tRNA ligase, with product MSNEQTAFRIEKLENLKSQGIAVYPERFSTNYELYEAAQLEDGTSGVIVAGRIMSIRNFSKLSFITISNIQGSLQLLLKKDEIGEEPFNQFHSLLDIGDFIGVEGRMFTTKTNEKTLRIESYVFLGKALRTLPEKWHGLSNVEVRYRQRYLDLMMTKGTQSRLLARTKMVRAIRRFFEDQDFLEVETPVLQHTSSGALAKPFRTYHNSLDTELNLRIAPETYLKRLIVGGFTKVFEFAKCFRNEGISPQHLQEFTMVEGYAAYWNYEDTMKLMRDMVLFVLDQVFHTTTITIQGQTINFSLEWDIVTFRDLILKDTGIDIDLYPDVKDLYQETLRKNINLEHSDIESLGRGNFIDLLYKKMCRPQLVKPTFLIKHPIDLSPLARANDQNPALTDRFQLVMNGAEIINAYSELVDPLEQRRRLEAQAHLKSNGDLEAMEMDEDYLTAMEFGMPPISGWGFGIERLLMVLTDSDTIKDCVLFPLTKKL from the coding sequence ATGAGTAATGAACAAACAGCTTTTAGAATAGAGAAATTAGAGAATTTAAAATCGCAGGGCATTGCTGTTTATCCTGAAAGGTTTTCAACAAATTATGAACTTTATGAAGCCGCTCAGCTTGAAGATGGAACTTCTGGAGTCATAGTTGCCGGAAGAATAATGAGTATTAGAAACTTCAGCAAATTAAGTTTTATTACGATTTCAAATATACAAGGAAGCTTACAACTTCTTTTGAAAAAGGATGAGATTGGCGAGGAACCTTTTAATCAATTTCATTCTCTATTGGATATAGGGGATTTTATCGGTGTGGAAGGACGTATGTTTACGACTAAAACGAATGAGAAAACACTTCGGATCGAAAGCTATGTGTTTCTTGGGAAGGCGTTGCGGACTCTTCCGGAAAAATGGCATGGATTAAGCAATGTTGAAGTTCGATATAGACAGCGTTATTTAGATTTAATGATGACCAAAGGCACACAAAGTCGTTTACTAGCCAGAACCAAAATGGTACGTGCGATTCGCAGATTCTTTGAGGACCAAGACTTCTTAGAAGTAGAAACACCAGTTTTACAGCATACTTCCTCGGGAGCTTTAGCTAAACCTTTTAGGACCTATCATAACTCTTTAGATACTGAATTAAATTTACGAATTGCACCGGAAACCTATTTAAAGAGGTTAATTGTAGGTGGTTTTACCAAAGTATTTGAATTTGCAAAGTGTTTTAGGAACGAGGGGATTAGCCCTCAACATCTTCAAGAATTTACAATGGTTGAAGGATATGCTGCATACTGGAATTATGAGGATACAATGAAATTAATGCGTGATATGGTTCTGTTTGTTCTGGATCAAGTCTTTCATACAACTACCATCACCATTCAAGGTCAAACAATAAACTTTTCACTAGAATGGGATATTGTCACTTTCAGGGATTTAATTTTAAAGGACACAGGAATTGATATAGACCTTTATCCTGATGTTAAAGATTTATATCAAGAAACGTTGAGGAAGAATATCAACTTAGAACATTCAGACATTGAATCTTTAGGGAGAGGTAATTTTATTGATCTTCTTTACAAGAAAATGTGTCGACCACAACTAGTTAAACCGACATTTTTAATCAAGCACCCGATAGATTTATCACCATTAGCTAGAGCAAATGATCAAAACCCTGCTCTTACAGACCGGTTCCAATTAGTGATGAATGGTGCGGAAATTATTAATGCCTATTCAGAGCTAGTTGACCCGCTTGAACAAAGAAGAAGGTTGGAGGCTCAAGCCCATCTTAAAAGTAATGGAGATTTAGAAGCGATGGAGATGGATGAAGATTATCTAACAGCTATGGAATTTGGAATGCCGCCTATTTCTGGATGGGGATTTGGAATTGAACGATTATTAATGGTCCTAACGGATAGTGATACCATTAAAGATTGTGTTTTATTTCCCTTAACTAAAAAACTATAG
- a CDS encoding AraC family transcriptional regulator, whose protein sequence is MKDYGTYGFRFQDVLPNDVANIFSIGREEKMPGADYDWDGLKRKDVGTYVFQYTLSGSGRLEIADKSYNVKAGEAFIVEIPSNHRYYFPKDSEGWEFMFITLVGREAADCWRFMKEQSGPVLKVPPNSKLIQFLLKIYQDTYDQKITDAYFASAKAYEFIMECYRFVRNIEKATKDLSLQIMKALSFIQTHYHEPITLDEIAAVSGFSRYYFIKQFQHQLNMTPVQYLTKIRIQKSAELLRSTSSSVTDVAAQVGYANANYFNKVFRKVVGVSAGMFRDSKDVVGIDRLIID, encoded by the coding sequence GTGAAGGATTATGGAACGTACGGTTTTCGTTTTCAAGATGTGCTTCCTAACGATGTGGCAAACATTTTCTCGATTGGCCGGGAAGAGAAAATGCCCGGTGCAGATTATGATTGGGATGGGTTAAAGCGGAAAGATGTTGGCACATATGTGTTTCAATACACTCTGTCAGGATCGGGAAGGCTTGAAATAGCGGATAAAAGTTATAATGTGAAGGCAGGTGAAGCATTCATTGTCGAGATTCCTAGCAATCATCGTTATTACTTTCCAAAGGATAGCGAGGGATGGGAGTTTATGTTCATTACATTAGTGGGAAGAGAAGCCGCCGATTGCTGGCGGTTTATGAAAGAACAGAGTGGTCCTGTCTTGAAAGTACCTCCGAATTCAAAGTTAATCCAGTTTCTTCTGAAAATCTATCAAGACACATATGATCAAAAGATTACAGATGCATATTTTGCTTCTGCAAAAGCTTATGAGTTTATTATGGAGTGTTACCGTTTCGTAAGGAATATTGAAAAAGCAACGAAAGATCTCTCTCTCCAGATTATGAAAGCTCTATCCTTTATCCAAACACATTATCATGAACCAATCACACTCGACGAAATAGCGGCCGTATCTGGTTTCTCAAGATATTACTTTATTAAGCAATTTCAACACCAACTAAATATGACACCTGTCCAATATCTTACCAAAATCAGGATTCAAAAATCGGCGGAGCTGCTTCGTTCAACAAGTTCCTCTGTTACGGACGTTGCTGCCCAAGTGGGCTATGCAAATGCCAACTATTTTAATAAAGTATTCCGTAAAGTGGTAGGTGTATCCGCCGGGATGTTTCGTGATAGTAAAGACGTTGTCGGAATTGATCGTTTAATCATTGATTAA
- a CDS encoding AIM24 family protein — translation MSRHSIDDFIKQTEQKDKGEGFFELETPRMLEVNLDGQVWAKAGSMVAYHGEMKFVREGILEHGLGTAFKKAFTGEGASLMKANGRGKLYLADSGKKIIILNLQNDSIYINGNDLLAFETSIKWEIKLMKRIAGMLAGGLFNVRCEGTGMIAFTAHYEPITLRVTPGNPVITDPNATVAWAGNLMPTFQTDITLKTFFGRGSGESIQMRFDGDGFVVIQPYEEVYMKAKQNIT, via the coding sequence TTGAGCAGACATTCAATTGATGACTTTATTAAACAAACAGAGCAGAAAGATAAAGGTGAAGGCTTTTTTGAATTAGAAACTCCTCGGATGCTGGAGGTAAACTTAGACGGGCAGGTATGGGCCAAAGCAGGTTCGATGGTAGCTTATCACGGTGAAATGAAGTTTGTTCGCGAAGGAATATTAGAACACGGTCTCGGAACCGCGTTTAAAAAGGCTTTTACTGGTGAAGGCGCATCCCTAATGAAAGCCAATGGCAGAGGTAAATTGTATCTCGCCGATAGTGGTAAGAAAATCATTATCCTCAATTTACAAAACGACTCTATTTATATAAATGGGAATGACCTACTAGCCTTTGAAACTAGTATTAAATGGGAGATCAAATTAATGAAACGAATTGCGGGGATGCTCGCTGGCGGGTTGTTTAATGTCCGTTGTGAAGGTACAGGTATGATTGCCTTTACTGCGCATTACGAGCCAATCACATTACGGGTAACTCCCGGCAATCCTGTCATTACGGACCCAAATGCAACAGTCGCTTGGGCTGGAAATCTCATGCCAACCTTTCAAACCGATATAACCTTAAAAACATTTTTCGGAAGAGGCAGCGGTGAGTCCATACAAATGAGATTCGATGGTGACGGGTTTGTTGTTATTCAGCCATATGAAGAAGTTTATATGAAAGCGAAACAGAATATTACGTAA
- a CDS encoding GntR family transcriptional regulator, with translation MNVNFNNRDPVYLQIIRYFKEKIAVGELVPGEEIPSRRELANRMKVNPNTAQRAYKEMEEQGLIYTEKNHPSKITTDKKVLGKVRDELLVEAVDMFVTSVRSINVPVEELLDLVRLKYTTNDDKEV, from the coding sequence ATGAATGTAAATTTTAATAATCGTGATCCGGTCTATCTGCAGATTATTCGTTATTTCAAGGAAAAAATCGCAGTTGGTGAATTGGTGCCAGGAGAGGAAATCCCATCGAGACGCGAGTTGGCAAATAGGATGAAAGTAAATCCGAATACCGCGCAGCGAGCGTATAAGGAAATGGAGGAACAGGGTTTGATTTATACGGAGAAGAACCATCCAAGTAAAATCACGACAGATAAGAAAGTATTAGGTAAAGTGAGAGATGAGCTGCTGGTTGAAGCAGTTGATATGTTTGTGACATCGGTTCGTTCTATTAATGTACCTGTCGAGGAGTTGCTTGACTTGGTTAGGCTAAAATACACAACTAACGATGATAAGGAGGTTTAA
- a CDS encoding cold-shock protein yields the protein MEQGKVKWFNAEKGFGFIEREGGEDVFVHFSAIQGEGFKSLDEGQAVTFDVEQGQRGAQAANVRKA from the coding sequence ATGGAACAAGGTAAAGTAAAATGGTTTAACGCAGAAAAAGGATTCGGATTCATCGAGCGTGAAGGCGGAGAAGACGTATTCGTTCATTTCTCAGCAATCCAAGGCGAAGGTTTCAAATCTTTAGACGAAGGTCAAGCAGTTACTTTTGACGTTGAGCAAGGTCAACGTGGAGCTCAAGCAGCTAACGTGCGTAAAGCTTAA
- a CDS encoding HIT domain-containing protein, whose translation MSNGVEDFYCDEVLSGKTAVDIVLETDNSLAFYHTRPFYEVHIVVISKKHITSLIDVKPEDNDMMKDLFSVIQKVSKQVNEKYGACTVSTNIGEYQSNKHMHWHIHFGNRIRYLDGTWC comes from the coding sequence ATGTCTAATGGTGTGGAAGATTTTTATTGTGATGAGGTATTGAGTGGTAAAACAGCAGTAGATATAGTTTTGGAAACTGATAATTCACTCGCCTTTTATCATACTCGGCCTTTTTACGAAGTACATATCGTGGTTATATCTAAAAAACACATTACTTCGCTAATTGATGTTAAACCAGAAGATAATGATATGATGAAAGATTTATTTTCGGTGATCCAGAAAGTTTCAAAACAGGTAAATGAGAAGTACGGTGCCTGCACTGTATCAACTAATATTGGAGAGTATCAAAGCAATAAACATATGCATTGGCATATTCATTTTGGAAATCGTATAAGGTATTTAGATGGAACCTGGTGTTAG
- a CDS encoding alpha-glucosidase/alpha-galactosidase, translating into MSKITFIGAGSTVFAKNVLGDCMYVSALTGFEFALFDIDKKRLKDSENMLNNLKQSLQANIVVKSYSDRKEALRGAKYIINAIQVGGYKPSTVIDFDIPKKYGLRQTIADTIGIGGIFRSLRTIPVMWDFAKDIEEVCPDALFLNYTNPMATLTGAMLRYTNVKTVGLCHSVQVCSAHLFKALGMDHEGVEEKIAGINHMAWLLEIKRDGKDLYPEIKRRARERQQTKHNDMVRFELMDKFGYYVTESSEHNAEYHPYFIKRNYPELIEKFNIPLDEYPRRCIEQIERWDKMRDEMVNNAQLNHTRSHEYGSRIIEAIETNVPFKFGGNILNKGRLISNLPEKAVVEVSCVADRSGITPCYVGDLPEQLAALNRTNINTQLLTIEAALTKKREHIYQAAMLDPHTAAELSMDDIIAMCDDLIEAHGDWIPKFES; encoded by the coding sequence ATGTCAAAAATCACGTTTATTGGAGCAGGAAGTACTGTTTTTGCAAAAAATGTTCTTGGTGACTGCATGTATGTTTCCGCATTAACTGGGTTCGAGTTCGCATTATTTGATATAGATAAGAAACGCTTAAAAGATTCGGAAAATATGTTAAACAATTTAAAACAAAGCTTACAGGCAAACATAGTAGTGAAATCCTATTCGGATCGCAAAGAAGCATTGCGAGGAGCAAAATACATTATTAATGCCATTCAAGTTGGCGGTTACAAACCAAGCACCGTTATAGATTTTGATATCCCTAAAAAATATGGCCTTCGTCAAACTATTGCTGATACAATCGGGATTGGCGGAATTTTTCGTTCGCTTCGCACCATTCCGGTTATGTGGGATTTCGCCAAGGATATCGAAGAGGTTTGTCCTGATGCTCTATTTTTAAACTACACAAATCCGATGGCAACATTAACAGGTGCAATGCTTCGTTATACAAATGTTAAAACAGTTGGATTATGCCACAGTGTACAAGTTTGTAGTGCGCACCTATTTAAAGCCTTAGGAATGGATCATGAAGGAGTGGAAGAAAAAATCGCCGGTATCAACCATATGGCCTGGCTCCTTGAGATCAAACGCGACGGCAAAGATTTATATCCGGAAATTAAACGCCGTGCGAGAGAAAGACAACAAACAAAACACAATGATATGGTCCGCTTTGAATTAATGGACAAATTCGGATACTACGTAACGGAATCATCTGAGCATAATGCCGAGTACCATCCGTACTTCATTAAACGCAATTATCCTGAATTAATCGAGAAATTCAATATCCCTCTTGATGAGTATCCGCGTCGTTGTATAGAGCAAATTGAACGCTGGGACAAAATGCGCGACGAGATGGTCAACAATGCGCAGCTTAACCATACCCGTTCTCACGAATATGGTTCCCGTATTATTGAAGCGATTGAAACGAATGTACCATTTAAATTTGGCGGCAACATTTTAAACAAGGGGCGCTTAATTAGCAATTTACCGGAAAAAGCTGTTGTTGAAGTATCATGCGTTGCTGACCGCAGTGGAATCACTCCTTGTTATGTAGGGGATCTTCCAGAACAGTTAGCAGCCCTTAACCGTACAAATATTAATACACAACTTTTAACAATTGAAGCAGCGCTAACCAAAAAGAGAGAACACATCTATCAGGCTGCCATGCTTGACCCTCATACGGCCGCTGAATTATCAATGGATGACATCATTGCGATGTGCGATGATTTAATTGAAGCACATGGTGACTGGATTCCAAAATTTGAATCGTAA